A region of the Manduca sexta isolate Smith_Timp_Sample1 chromosome 5, JHU_Msex_v1.0, whole genome shotgun sequence genome:
CCATAGAAATCAACAAACGTCCGAATTTCAATCGTGACGTAGGCTGGACGTTGCCGACTACTTGGAGACCGATTCTTCAAACCGTACATAAATACACTAACAGGCCTACACGAGGATGTGACACAGTCAGTTCAGTACACACAAGTGTTCTACATGCACCGGTAGCTGCACATGATCAAACAGATGTGACATCTTCGGAACCCTCCTGAACCACCCCCACCCCACCCGAGCTGTGTTTACGTGCCGCTAGGCGGGCGCGGTGCGGGCGCGGGTGGCTGACAGTGATCGAggaggcctccgcgacgcgacgtcctcttagcactcgcccctgaggatgacctacttaataggtcgaaactggtcggcgattccgactacttttatacgtgagtaaaaccgtgttgttttgactaatttaatatgtctcgcgtaagttttaataatattattgctaaCCTTTACGGTGAGGTACGGCAAAGTGAAGTGAAGCGTTTTGTGCGGCTTAGAATGAAACGTAATAGACTCGAGTGCAGCATCCAATATGTGCAGAAGTGCCGTGATAGTGGTATAGTGCCGAAATTTATGCGCGTGAATCCGGTAAAATGCATTCGGGATTACGAAAGATTCTTTGAGGCGGTACACAAGAAATTAATAGTGCGGGTACTGCGTGATCATCGCCGTAAAATCGCCAATATAAATATGGAGCTATATACCCTTCATCTGAAGCTATCGAGTTTCCTGCGTACTGATTTGTGGAATATTTTGGACTCAATGACCTTCAGCAGGTCTCAAACACAGAAGAGGAAGATGGAACACAGACAACTGGGAAAATTCACACGCCTAATTAAAAACGATGAGCAATGTTTGAAACAAGGAACTTGTTCTCGTGAGAATGAAAAGTTGGTTGTGAACCTATCTTCAAGGCCAATAACACCTACGACGCAAGCGGCGCTCGCAAAAGGTCTGAATTTCGCACCGACTCCGCGGAAAATACCAGTGGAGGCAATTATCACTGGCATAGAAGAAACGATCGCGCACAACAAAATTCCAGATCAAGATGCTGAGTGTTTGAGACAAGATGTGTCATCAGTCATGCGTAAGTCCAAGTTACCGAAACCTAATATGTCAAAACGAGAGTTTACAGCGCTCAAAGACTTACGTAATGACTCATCTCTTTTGGTGTTACCTGCGGACAAGGGCAACGCTACTGTCATAGTGGACACAGCGGCATATGAAAAGAAGCTCACAGAGCTGGTCAGGGatgaatgtatttataaaaaggtTAATTACAACCCTACCGCTCGCGTGACTTCCGGTTTAGATAGTTTGTTACGCTCAAGTCCGGATGACTCACTTAGAAGACACCTACGTCCACAAAACCCCACCGCTCCAAAAATCTATGGTTTGCCTAAAATCCACAAACCCAACTGGCCCTTGCGACCGATAGTCAGCCAAATAGACTCACCTACTTACAAGACCTCCAGGTATATGTCGGATATACTTCAACCTTTGACTGGAAAAACGGCGAGTTACATAAAGGACTCAACGCACTTCATCCAACAGTTGGCTAATGTGAGGCTAGCCGACGAAGAACTAATGGTGAGCTTCGACGTTACTTCGTTGTTTACAAATGTACCGGTAGAGGACACACTACATAGAATAGATGACCTGATTAAGAATGCAGGCTTACCTACCGTGTACATGAGTATCATAGAATACTGTCTGAAGAGCGGTTTCTTCGTCTGGCGTGGCGAATACTACTTGCAGATGGATGGTGTAGCGATGGGTTCTCCCATAGCTCCAGTGGTGGCAAATATTTTCATGGAGTGGTTTGAAGAAAGAGCTCTCAGTACGACGGAAGATAAACCGAGATTCTGGTGGCGATATGTGGATGATGTTTTGCCATCTTGCACAAGAATAGTGTGATGCCCTTTCTTGTTCATTTGAATAAGATACACCCAAAAATCGTTTTACCATCGAGCAAGAAAGGGATGGCGCTCTAGCTTTCCTTGACGTATTGGTTATGCGAAAACCCGACGGGAATCTCACGCATACGGTTTATCGAAAACCTACACACACAGACCGATACTTAAGGGCCGACTCGCACCACCATCCGGCTCATTTGGCTTCGATCCCACGGACATTGATCCATAGAGCCCTACGTTTATGTGATCCCCAGCACATTAACGAGGAGCTGATGCACGTCAAGCAAGTGTTGGAGTCAAATGGTTATAGCTGGAGACAGAGTCTGCGGGTTAGTGAAAATACAGCAGAACGCGGTACGTCTGTGGATAGAGCGCTAGCATTTCTACCCTTCGTTAAAGGCATTACAGACAAAATAGGTCATTTACTACGCCGGCAATACAACATTAAGACCATTTTCCGGCCCTTTGCGAAGATAAGGAATTTAATGCGCTCTCCTAAGGACAGTGACCCACTGAATGTGCCGGTGTATACATGGTGCCTTGCGACTGCGGCAAAAGCTACATAGGTGAAACAGGACGCAACGTGGCTACTAGATTGACTGAACACATTCGGTGTTTGAAGAAATTGGACGGGAACGGCTCTGCGATCGCCGAGCATGCATTGGATTCGGACGTTTCCCATTACATCCGTTTTGATAAGACCAAAGTATTGGCTATAGAAAAGTCTTTCGGCCCGCGTAAAATACGTGAGGCCATAGAAATCAACAAACGTCCGAATTTCAATCGTGACGTAGGCTGGACGTTGCCGACTACTTGGAGACCGATTCTTCAAACCGTACATAAATACACTAACAGGCCTACACGAGGATGTGACACAGTCAGTTCAGTACACACAAGTGTTCTACATGCACCGGTAGCTGCACATGATCAAACAGATGTGACATCTTCGGAACCCTCTGAACCACCCCCACCCCAATCTTCGAGCCGTGCTTTACGTGCCGCtaggcgggcggcggcgcgggcgcgggtggctgacagtgatcgagaggcctccgcgacgcgacgtcctcttagcactcgcccctgaggatgacctacttaataggtcgaaactggtcggcgattccgactacttttatacgtgagtaaaaccgtgttgttttgactaatttaatatgtctcgcgtaagttttaataatattatttcaattgttaTAGGATGACAAAGGACATAATGATCCCAGAAGATGTAAGAAGCAAGTGAACTTCGAAAATGTAGTCAGTGAGAAAGAGGATGCTACGGAAGACAAGAAAGACTGCAAGAACCTGTATGATCTCGAAGAGCACATTCCACCAGATTTAGAGAAATACATCAGGGTGAGTCAGGAACATATTTTGGATAAAAAGACTTTTTATTTCGTGTATACATCAGCAGAGGGGGTTCGGtttaaaagaattaaacctGTCTCTTCATACGGATTTCCTTAGACAATTTGCTttgattagaacgatttgcaatccgtatttatgcatatcagtttattttttgtcgGCTTCACTTTGGAAAATTTCAACATGTAGTGTGGGAATTACAGTATAAAACTTTAGAAGTAGCCTCTGGACCGTATGTGACTATGCCAAGTTCAAAATTTATGTTAGACTGGCGCCATCACGTCGGCCATTTCTTTGGCAGGAACCAGCCAAAGTAAGACTTGTACTCCAGAGCCGTAGCTAGGGGGAGGACATTGTGGAGCAATGCCCTATCTTAAAaaactaatgccctaccttaataatcaactaaattatacataactcaatcaaaatatatggagcagtgggttttttatttcacgatttggaagttggtcccatagtaaccTGAGTCATTCACAAGTTAAGTAAGCCAAAAATCGATCGACCAGATCAGATATAGTAACATTTATACTTCGGCCCTAGCTGTAaccacagctgccctaccttacagtggcgaagggtgaaaattttcaaaaggtaacccgacgaaatatttttttctaccatgtaatacgctgttaacatgtaatacgctgttcacaataaattaaaatcagtaaaatatcataatacataataatttccttctaacataaactttatttctaaactctaaatttaacaaataatcacatattttgaacataggtacttatctaaaagagcccaacaaaaatGAATACTTAACCCACACTAAACACAAacactaataattatatattctaaattattaaaaaatttcacgccaatggcccaacattaagccgcaaattctcgggttaccctgaagtacacatacacgcacgcacacatgtatttttgcgtcacttccaaaagattagacaaagacaccgcgctacgtgtgaaagagacaacaatatcgcgagggaagctatgcgcggccgggttcacttcgaacactataaggcgcgagcactgcgcgcgagttacgatttcacgaattgataataatatgaactatataccgtaatcgttgaagtattgatttaatgaaatatgtaggtataggatgacttgtttgaatatactattattattctagttatatagttatgtttttcatttattattttaagtaatttacaaaaggtaacccggtaggaatcggcttgtatggacgcttcgccactgctaccttaaattcaaatctagctacggccctgttaTACTCGATACTAAAGAAGGGCTATAGTATACTAACACGTAGATCTAGATCGCGGAAAAAACGAATACATGGctttttaaaagatattatttcCATTGTCAATGCCATTTCAACTAAACAATGAAAAAGTGAGGCGGGCCGCCCGCGCGTctcattatatttttcacaCTGCCATTAGTTTGTTTAGAACGTTAGGCTGGTCGCTAAATGGGCGAAGCGCTGTCGTGAGTTGGGGGATTAAGGATCATTAATCTGTCGTTTTATCCTActgaaaatattgatttaacgCCTTAAATACGATAtcaatgcatattataaaacaacgtctccttttctgtctgtatgtatattatcgattttttcaaaatctactgaacggatttctatgaaatttggtatggagatagtttaagaccctgggaaggtatATATAGGCTTTCTATAacagggaaaatatatagcgggactgttatcccggaaaactccttcacgcgggcgaagccgcgagcaaaaactagtaaataatttCATGCAATTTTCACCTATGGCTGCTATGATGCAAGAGGAaagtttatgtatataattcatTGGTTTATACGACAAAAAAT
Encoded here:
- the LOC119190756 gene encoding uncharacterized protein LOC119190756; its protein translation is MTFSRSQTQKRKMEHRQLGKFTRLIKNDEQCLKQGTCSRENEKLVVNLSSRPITPTTQAALAKGLNFAPTPRKIPVEAIITGIEETIAHNKIPDQDAECLRQDVSSVMRKSKLPKPNMSKREFTALKDLRNDSSLLVLPADKGNATVIVDTAAYEKKLTELVRDECIYKKVNYNPTARVTSGLDSLLRSSPDDSLRRHLRPQNPTAPKIYGLPKIHKPNWPLRPIVSQIDSPTYKTSRYMSDILQPLTGKTASYIKDSTHFIQQLANVRLADEELMVSFDVTSLFTNVPVEDTLHRIDDLIKNAGLPTVYMSIIEYCLKSGFFVWRGEYYLQMDGVAMGSPIAPVVANIFMEWFEERALSTTEDKPRFWWRYVDDVLPSCTRIV